In the Gammaproteobacteria bacterium genome, one interval contains:
- a CDS encoding YeeE/YedE family protein produces the protein MWTQFLLSGFGLALVLGAVAHKTNFCTMGAVSDWVNMGDTGRMRAWLLAIFTAMLGVMVLEATMAVDMTMTANNAESFPPVRTGNFVWLRHLLGGLIFGVGMTLASGCGNKTLVRIGGGNLKSGVVFLAIAFSAYIMVYTNFDYVVFLQWMEPLGIDLTRHGGGSQELGSIIAGMFGASSGFGMHLLLGGIIVTLVLPRIFTREFLATPDNVIAGIVIGLLVVSGWYVSAGPLGQALLEEAAFMDQRPQALGAQSFTFVAPASHFLHYLGSGFETRLLTFALMVGLGVAVGSFAYAMVQRSFRFEWFADWRDFAAHLAGGLLMGVGGVLGLGCTFGQAITGTSTLAVGSFVTFGGIVYGAALTMKIQYYAMLYEDAPFKEVALTALVEMRTLPRKYRRLEAL, from the coding sequence ATGTGGACACAATTCCTTCTCTCCGGCTTCGGGCTCGCCCTGGTTCTGGGCGCCGTCGCCCACAAGACCAATTTCTGCACCATGGGGGCCGTCTCCGACTGGGTGAACATGGGTGACACCGGGCGCATGAGGGCCTGGCTGCTGGCCATATTCACCGCCATGCTCGGGGTCATGGTGCTGGAGGCCACCATGGCCGTGGACATGACCATGACGGCGAATAACGCCGAGTCCTTCCCTCCCGTGCGCACCGGTAATTTCGTGTGGCTGCGCCATCTGCTGGGAGGCCTCATCTTCGGCGTGGGCATGACCCTGGCCAGCGGTTGCGGCAACAAGACCCTGGTGCGCATCGGCGGCGGCAACCTGAAGTCCGGGGTGGTGTTCCTCGCCATAGCCTTTTCCGCCTATATCATGGTCTACACCAACTTCGATTACGTCGTTTTCCTGCAGTGGATGGAGCCCCTGGGCATCGACCTCACCCGTCACGGCGGCGGCAGCCAGGAACTCGGTTCCATCATCGCCGGCATGTTCGGGGCGAGCAGCGGTTTCGGCATGCACCTGCTGCTCGGCGGCATCATCGTCACCCTGGTGCTGCCCCGCATCTTCACGCGGGAGTTCCTGGCCACCCCGGACAACGTCATCGCCGGCATCGTCATCGGTCTGCTGGTGGTGAGCGGCTGGTACGTGAGCGCCGGCCCCCTGGGGCAGGCCCTGCTCGAAGAGGCCGCCTTCATGGATCAGAGGCCCCAGGCCCTGGGTGCCCAGTCCTTCACCTTCGTGGCCCCCGCCTCCCATTTTCTCCACTATCTGGGCAGCGGCTTCGAGACCCGTCTCCTCACCTTCGCCCTGATGGTGGGCCTGGGAGTGGCGGTGGGCTCCTTCGCCTATGCCATGGTCCAGCGCAGCTTCCGCTTCGAGTGGTTCGCCGACTGGCGCGACTTCGCCGCCCACCTCGCCGGTGGGCTGCTCATGGGGGTGGGCGGCGTACTCGGCCTCGGCTGCACCTTCGGCCAGGCCATCACCGGCACCTCCACCCTGGCAGTGGGCTCCTTCGTCACCTTCGGGGGCATCGTCTACGGCGCGGCCCTGACCATGAAGATCCAGTACTACGCCATGCTCTACGAGGATGCCCCCTTCAAAGAGGTCGCCCTCACCGCCCTGGTGGAGATGCGAACCCTGCCGCGCAAGTACCGGCGGCTGGAGGCGCTGTAG
- a CDS encoding DUF3524 domain-containing protein: MDPAKPSRILLLSAYDAASHRRWREQLTATLSAYHWQVLALPPRHFRWRIRGNALSWLEEPAMSGRWDLVVATSMVDLAVIKGFFPGLASTPSVLYMHENQFAYPTTHRQHTSAEPRMVNLSAAVAADVVLFNSAWNLESFLDGVNEFLDRMPDAVPRGLLDDLRNKSQVLPVPVEDHLFMTRESPLDTARPHLLWNHRWEYDKGPERLLSLLEALENRGLDFRLSVVGEQFRSRPPAFAAIRERHGRRLVHWGFMERRSDYDALLARADVVLSTALHDFQGLSMLEAMAAGCLALAPHRLAYPEYVPAAQLYESHPHDPQREAEAAAACLMGMLRAGEQAAAPEAWRLSRLASRYGALFEEVMRGGTTSPLSTAL; this comes from the coding sequence ATGGATCCCGCGAAGCCATCCCGCATTCTCCTGCTCTCCGCCTATGATGCGGCCAGCCATCGTCGCTGGCGTGAACAGTTGACCGCCACCCTGTCCGCGTACCACTGGCAGGTCCTGGCCCTGCCACCCCGGCATTTCCGCTGGCGGATCCGCGGTAATGCGTTGTCCTGGCTGGAGGAACCCGCCATGTCCGGGCGCTGGGACCTGGTGGTTGCCACCTCCATGGTGGACCTGGCGGTCATCAAGGGGTTCTTCCCCGGCCTGGCCTCTACCCCCAGTGTGCTCTATATGCACGAGAACCAGTTCGCCTATCCGACAACCCATCGCCAGCATACCAGCGCCGAGCCGCGCATGGTGAACCTGTCGGCCGCGGTGGCCGCCGATGTCGTGTTGTTCAACAGTGCATGGAACCTCGAGAGCTTCCTCGACGGCGTGAATGAATTCCTCGACCGGATGCCGGACGCCGTGCCCCGGGGCCTGCTGGACGACCTCCGGAACAAGAGCCAGGTGCTGCCGGTGCCGGTGGAAGACCACCTGTTCATGACCCGTGAGAGTCCCTTGGACACGGCACGGCCGCATCTGCTGTGGAATCACCGCTGGGAGTACGACAAGGGTCCGGAACGGCTGCTGAGTCTGCTGGAGGCCCTGGAGAACCGGGGGCTGGATTTCAGGTTGAGCGTCGTGGGTGAACAGTTTCGGTCCCGGCCACCGGCCTTCGCCGCCATTCGCGAACGTCATGGCCGGCGCCTGGTGCACTGGGGCTTCATGGAACGCCGGAGCGACTACGATGCCTTGCTGGCCCGTGCCGATGTGGTGCTATCCACTGCCCTGCATGACTTCCAGGGGCTGTCCATGCTGGAGGCCATGGCCGCCGGCTGCCTGGCCCTGGCGCCGCATCGTCTCGCCTATCCGGAATACGTGCCGGCGGCCCAGCTCTACGAGAGCCACCCCCACGACCCGCAGCGGGAGGCCGAGGCGGCGGCCGCGTGCTTGATGGGCATGCTGCGGGCCGGGGAGCAGGCAGCGGCCCCGGAAGCCTGGCGATTGTCGCGGCTGGCGTCGCGCTATGGGGCCTTGTTTGAAGAGGTGATGAGGGGTGGCACTACGTCGCCCTTGTCTACGGCATTGTGA
- a CDS encoding EAL domain-containing protein encodes MKMPQDFRELTCAECAGGAGLDFHFTMAFQPIVDVSNREVFAYEALVRGPGNEPAGDVFSNVNDANRYRFDQACRIKAIRLAAELAIPCLLSINFMPNAVYRPELCIRTTLAAATTYGFPIERIIFEVTEGERVTDHEHLRGIIQHYQQRGFLTAIDDFGAGHSGLNLLADFQPDIVKLDMALIRGIDADRIRQAITRGIVQFCKEMSIRIIAEGVETREELACLEDAGITLFQGFHFARPAFQALPPIPPDAFGNA; translated from the coding sequence ATGAAGATGCCCCAGGATTTTCGCGAACTGACCTGTGCCGAGTGCGCGGGAGGCGCCGGCCTAGACTTCCATTTCACCATGGCCTTTCAGCCCATCGTGGACGTCTCCAACCGGGAGGTCTTCGCCTACGAGGCCCTGGTGCGCGGCCCCGGCAACGAGCCGGCCGGGGACGTATTCAGCAACGTCAACGACGCCAACCGCTACCGCTTCGACCAGGCCTGCCGCATCAAGGCCATTCGCCTCGCCGCCGAACTCGCCATACCGTGTCTCCTCAGCATCAACTTCATGCCCAACGCCGTCTACCGCCCGGAACTCTGCATCCGCACCACCCTGGCGGCGGCCACCACCTACGGCTTTCCCATCGAACGCATCATCTTCGAGGTCACCGAAGGCGAGCGGGTGACCGACCACGAGCACCTGCGGGGCATCATCCAGCACTACCAGCAGCGGGGATTCCTCACCGCCATCGACGACTTCGGTGCCGGTCATTCCGGACTCAATCTGCTGGCGGATTTCCAGCCCGACATCGTCAAGCTGGACATGGCCCTCATCCGCGGTATCGACGCCGATAGAATCCGTCAGGCCATCACCCGGGGCATCGTGCAGTTCTGTAAGGAAATGTCCATTCGTATCATCGCCGAAGGTGTCGAGACCCGCGAGGAGTTGGCCTGCCTCGAAGACGCCGGCATCACCCTGTTCCAGGGCTTTCACTTCGCCAGACCGGCATTTCAGGCCCTGCCGCCGATACCCCCCGACGCCTTCGGCAATGCTTAG
- a CDS encoding MbcA/ParS/Xre antitoxin family protein, giving the protein MNHPPTHPSHPDSLHHTVSDILHRWGLSRSECDALLSGGDRRSRRRARKAGDSCVLTETQRMERIQHIIAIDRTVSQTFPQSPLLADLWITTPNPMLGDMTPLQVILEHGIEGMISIRRMLDGNGCWGGI; this is encoded by the coding sequence ATGAATCATCCCCCTACCCACCCATCGCATCCCGACTCCCTTCATCACACCGTGAGCGACATCCTGCACCGTTGGGGCCTGTCCCGCAGCGAGTGCGACGCCCTCCTCAGTGGTGGCGATCGACGCAGCCGGCGGCGCGCCAGGAAAGCTGGCGACTCCTGCGTGTTGACGGAAACCCAGCGCATGGAGCGCATCCAGCACATCATCGCCATCGACCGCACGGTGTCCCAAACCTTTCCCCAATCTCCCCTCCTTGCAGACCTCTGGATCACCACACCCAATCCCATGCTGGGAGACATGACGCCCCTCCAGGTGATCCTGGAACACGGCATCGAAGGCATGATCTCGATCAGGCGGATGCTCGACGGCAACGGCTGCTGGGGTGGTATTTAA
- a CDS encoding metalloregulator ArsR/SmtB family transcription factor, translated as MSTVFPAVDLDALIASLASNDRELERTAAAIKAMAHPLRLKLLCLLGQGEMSVQSLTAHFTNTSQSNISQHLSQLLERSVLVNRKAGNQVFYRVRDQSILGLIQAIKSSFCDEVTYN; from the coding sequence ATGAGTACGGTTTTTCCTGCGGTCGATCTGGATGCCCTCATCGCATCCCTGGCCAGCAACGACCGGGAACTGGAACGCACCGCCGCGGCCATCAAGGCCATGGCTCATCCCTTGAGGCTGAAGCTGCTCTGTCTGCTGGGTCAGGGCGAGATGTCCGTACAGAGCCTCACGGCCCATTTCACCAACACGTCCCAGAGCAACATTTCCCAGCATCTGTCCCAATTGCTGGAGCGCTCCGTGCTGGTGAATCGCAAGGCCGGCAATCAGGTCTTCTACCGCGTGCGGGATCAGAGCATCCTGGGCCTCATCCAGGCCATCAAGTCGAGTTTCTGCGACGAAGTGACTTATAACTGA
- a CDS encoding AIR synthase related protein encodes MSLGEFSIIDEFFTRVGAPRSDVVLGVGDDGALLVPLDDHRLVTATRTLHLSGPSLPDPSVLARSLVAGAAMEVALQGARPAWLTLVLTLPEADASWLAGFRQGLDGITEHLDLALVGGDTTRGPWRITVIAHGQRPDALPVPPAPTAGDMVYVTGHLGAHGLALLDRHGEIQLPRAAREQAYAALEDEQPPVEGALALAATASTVATLEDGLTNALHILLAPRDLGVTIYSDNLPMAPELAPYLDWVGGREFLLQASSGLGLVIVAPAPQQAQVEARMAAHGLAATWVGLVERQTGVRRGD; translated from the coding sequence ATGTCCCTCGGCGAGTTCTCCATCATCGATGAATTCTTCACCCGCGTCGGAGCCCCGCGCAGCGACGTGGTGCTGGGCGTGGGGGATGACGGGGCATTGCTGGTGCCCCTCGATGATCACCGCCTGGTCACCGCCACCCGCACACTGCACCTGTCCGGCCCTTCCCTGCCGGATCCGTCCGTCCTCGCCCGAAGCCTGGTGGCCGGCGCCGCCATGGAGGTGGCCCTGCAGGGTGCCCGCCCGGCCTGGCTGACCCTGGTGCTGACCCTGCCCGAGGCCGACGCCTCCTGGCTGGCGGGTTTTCGGCAGGGGCTGGACGGGATTACCGAGCACCTGGACCTTGCCCTGGTGGGTGGCGACACCACCCGGGGCCCTTGGCGCATCACGGTCATCGCCCATGGCCAGCGTCCCGATGCCCTGCCCGTCCCACCTGCCCCGACGGCCGGCGACATGGTGTACGTCACGGGGCACCTGGGCGCCCACGGCTTGGCCCTGCTGGACCGGCACGGCGAGATCCAGCTGCCCCGGGCGGCGCGGGAGCAGGCATACGCCGCCCTGGAAGATGAGCAACCGCCCGTGGAAGGCGCCCTGGCCCTTGCCGCCACCGCGAGCACCGTGGCCACCCTGGAGGACGGTCTCACCAACGCCCTTCATATCCTTCTGGCCCCCCGCGACCTGGGTGTCACCATCTATTCGGACAACCTGCCCATGGCCCCGGAGTTGGCGCCCTACCTGGACTGGGTGGGCGGCCGGGAATTCCTGCTCCAGGCCAGCTCCGGTCTCGGTCTCGTCATCGTCGCGCCGGCCCCGCAACAGGCGCAGGTGGAGGCCCGGATGGCGGCCCACGGACTGGCCGCCACCTGGGTGGGCCTGGTGGAACGCCAGACGGGGGTGCGCCGGGGTGACTGA
- the mutH gene encoding DNA mismatch repair endonuclease MutH, translated as MTEATAPTAPPASETELLARAHAIAGLSLAELANRYDTPLPADTRSGKGWSGQLLERVLGATAGALAEPDFQALGVEMKTLPLAASGRPRESTYVCTVPLDGGAEPGWEASWVHRKLARVLWLPVEGDPAIPLPRRRVGTALLWSPEADLEAALRTDWEELMERVVMGEVDQLSAHLGTYLQIRPKGADGRALTRAVGTDGAPVLTLPRGFYLRTAFTNEILRRHYL; from the coding sequence GTGACTGAGGCCACCGCCCCCACGGCCCCGCCCGCCAGCGAGACCGAGTTGCTGGCGCGTGCCCACGCCATCGCCGGTCTCAGCCTCGCGGAACTCGCCAACCGTTACGACACTCCCCTCCCCGCCGATACCCGCAGCGGCAAGGGCTGGTCGGGACAGCTGCTGGAGCGGGTGTTGGGGGCCACCGCAGGCGCCCTCGCGGAACCGGACTTCCAGGCTCTGGGGGTGGAGATGAAGACCCTGCCCCTGGCCGCCTCGGGACGACCGCGGGAATCCACCTACGTGTGCACCGTACCCCTGGACGGCGGCGCCGAGCCCGGCTGGGAGGCCTCCTGGGTGCACCGCAAGCTGGCCCGGGTGCTGTGGCTGCCGGTGGAGGGCGACCCCGCCATTCCCCTGCCCCGCCGCCGTGTCGGCACCGCCCTCCTGTGGAGCCCCGAGGCCGACCTCGAGGCGGCCCTGCGCACGGACTGGGAAGAACTCATGGAGCGGGTGGTGATGGGCGAGGTGGACCAACTGAGCGCCCACCTCGGCACCTACCTGCAGATCCGCCCCAAGGGCGCCGACGGCCGTGCCCTGACCCGCGCCGTAGGGACCGACGGGGCGCCGGTGCTCACCCTGCCCCGCGGCTTCTATCTGCGCACCGCCTTCACCAACGAGATCCTGCGGCGTCACTACCTGTGA
- a CDS encoding ABC transporter substrate-binding protein — MRVGPDIPRRAVILAALLLAAVGANGTAVAAPSRVASMNLCTDVLLYELAAAAQIASLSHLAVDPLVSYYEASMRDFPINHGHAEELLALAPDLVLASGFSPSPSLRLLERQGIPVAVIASPQSLAALPDLYRDTARLLGRPQQGEAYARRLAALAAAARAPAAGPRAVVFQANGLTYGADTLADDVLRAAGLRNLAAEQGLEGAGYLSLEELLHGRPEVVVLGAHQGWPSRGQALLEHPVFRRYVKTATAPRLVNLPERFWACPGHYLVEAVERLQRAASPP, encoded by the coding sequence GTGAGGGTCGGCCCTGACATCCCGCGCCGCGCGGTAATCCTCGCGGCCCTGCTGCTGGCGGCGGTCGGCGCGAACGGCACCGCGGTCGCCGCGCCGTCGCGGGTGGCCTCCATGAACCTGTGCACCGACGTGCTGCTCTACGAACTGGCCGCGGCGGCGCAAATCGCCTCCCTCAGTCACCTCGCCGTGGATCCCCTGGTGTCCTACTACGAAGCGAGTATGCGGGACTTTCCCATCAATCACGGCCACGCCGAGGAACTGCTCGCCCTCGCGCCCGACCTGGTGCTCGCCAGCGGCTTCTCTCCCTCCCCCAGCCTGCGCCTGCTGGAGCGCCAGGGGATCCCGGTGGCGGTCATCGCCTCACCCCAAAGCCTCGCGGCGCTGCCGGACCTGTACCGGGACACGGCCCGGCTGCTGGGCCGGCCGCAACAGGGCGAGGCCTACGCCCGGCGCCTCGCCGCCCTCGCCGCCGCCGCCCGGGCGCCCGCCGCCGGTCCCCGCGCCGTGGTGTTCCAAGCCAACGGGCTCACCTACGGCGCCGACACCCTGGCGGACGACGTGCTGCGGGCCGCGGGCCTGCGCAACCTCGCCGCCGAGCAGGGCCTGGAAGGCGCCGGCTACCTGTCCCTGGAGGAATTGCTCCACGGCCGTCCCGAAGTAGTGGTGCTGGGCGCCCATCAGGGCTGGCCCAGTCGCGGCCAGGCCCTGTTGGAGCACCCGGTGTTCCGCCGTTACGTGAAGACCGCCACGGCACCGCGGCTGGTGAACCTGCCCGAACGCTTCTGGGCCTGTCCGGGTCACTACCTGGTGGAAGCGGTGGAGCGCCTGCAGCGCGCGGCATCGCCCCCATGA
- a CDS encoding iron ABC transporter permease, producing the protein MSPGTGRTAALYISLVAVVVILALASLGAGRAPIPWLDIAPALWSREDSLAALIVQELRLPRTLLAVLVGATLGLAGAALQGLLRNPLAEPGVIGISSCAALGAVAVFYSGLSQAFPLALPLGGVTGALAAVSLLYMLAGRGESLLALVLAGVALNSLAGALTALALNLSPNPFAAYEVFFWLLGSLGDRSMEHVRLALPLMLPGWLLLLSTGRALDALTLGEDAAASLGFGIASVRNRVVLGSALSVGAAVAVSGVVGFVGLVVPHLLRPLVAHRPGALLPASALGGAVLVLAADLVVRLLEGGQELKLGVVTALVGAPFFLYLVLHYRRRML; encoded by the coding sequence ATGAGCCCCGGTACCGGCCGCACCGCGGCCCTCTACATCAGCCTGGTGGCGGTCGTGGTGATACTGGCCCTGGCCTCTCTGGGAGCGGGCCGGGCACCCATCCCGTGGCTGGATATCGCGCCTGCCCTGTGGTCGCGGGAGGACTCCCTGGCCGCCCTCATCGTCCAGGAGCTGCGCCTGCCGCGCACCCTCCTGGCCGTGCTGGTAGGGGCCACCCTCGGCCTCGCCGGGGCCGCCCTCCAGGGGCTGCTGCGCAACCCCCTGGCGGAGCCCGGGGTCATCGGCATCTCCAGTTGTGCCGCCCTCGGGGCGGTGGCGGTGTTCTACAGCGGCCTCAGCCAAGCCTTCCCCCTGGCCCTGCCCCTGGGGGGTGTGACGGGGGCCCTGGCGGCGGTGTCCCTACTTTATATGCTGGCCGGGCGCGGCGAGAGCCTGCTGGCCCTGGTGCTGGCCGGCGTGGCCCTGAACAGCCTGGCCGGCGCCCTCACCGCCCTGGCGTTGAACCTGTCCCCCAACCCTTTCGCCGCCTACGAGGTGTTCTTCTGGCTCCTCGGCTCCCTGGGGGATCGCAGCATGGAACATGTCCGTCTCGCCCTGCCCCTGATGCTGCCCGGCTGGCTGCTGCTCCTCAGCACCGGCCGCGCCCTGGATGCCCTCACCCTGGGGGAGGACGCCGCTGCCAGCCTGGGTTTCGGCATCGCCTCGGTGCGCAACCGGGTGGTGCTGGGCAGCGCCCTGAGCGTCGGCGCCGCGGTGGCGGTGAGCGGCGTGGTGGGCTTCGTCGGCCTGGTGGTGCCCCATCTGCTGCGCCCCCTGGTGGCCCACCGCCCCGGCGCCCTGCTGCCCGCCAGCGCCCTGGGGGGTGCGGTGCTGGTGTTGGCGGCGGACCTGGTGGTGCGCCTGCTGGAGGGCGGTCAGGAGCTCAAACTGGGGGTGGTCACCGCCCTGGTGGGGGCGCCGTTCTTCCTCTACCTGGTGCTCCACTACCGCCGGCGCATGTTGTGA
- a CDS encoding ABC transporter ATP-binding protein, protein MELQGHDIRVSFGAFEALQGVSLALRPHELVGLIGPNGSGKSTLVRALLGLQATDAGHVTLDGRPLHTMDRRRVARRVAYLPQTGAAQWPLRVYDVVALGRLPHRAPWRGPATADHEAVQRALEQTGTNHLAERHVDTLSGGERLRVHLARVLAGEPDILLADEPVAALDPYHQLSAMSLLRGHAAAGHGVLVVLHDLTLAARFCHRLVLLDHGRVVAEGPPTTVLTAAHLGTTYHIGVHSGDHGGEHYVIPWSICREDPPGG, encoded by the coding sequence ATGGAACTCCAGGGTCATGACATCCGGGTCAGCTTCGGTGCCTTCGAGGCCTTGCAGGGGGTCTCCCTGGCCCTCAGGCCCCATGAACTGGTGGGGCTCATCGGACCCAACGGCTCGGGCAAGAGCACCCTGGTGCGGGCCCTGCTGGGTCTCCAGGCCACGGATGCCGGCCATGTCACCCTGGACGGCCGGCCGCTCCACACCATGGACCGGCGCCGCGTGGCCCGCCGAGTGGCCTACCTGCCCCAGACCGGCGCCGCCCAGTGGCCGCTGCGGGTCTACGACGTGGTGGCCCTGGGCCGCCTGCCCCACCGGGCGCCGTGGCGCGGCCCCGCCACCGCCGACCATGAGGCGGTGCAGCGAGCCCTGGAGCAGACCGGCACCAACCATCTGGCCGAACGTCATGTGGATACCCTGTCCGGCGGTGAGCGCCTGCGGGTCCACCTGGCCCGCGTGTTGGCGGGGGAGCCCGACATCCTGCTGGCCGACGAGCCGGTGGCGGCACTGGACCCCTACCATCAGCTGTCCGCCATGAGCCTGCTGCGGGGCCATGCCGCCGCCGGCCATGGGGTGCTGGTGGTGCTCCACGACCTGACCCTCGCCGCGCGCTTCTGCCACCGCCTGGTGCTGCTGGATCACGGCCGCGTGGTGGCCGAGGGACCGCCCACCACGGTGCTGACCGCCGCCCACCTCGGGACCACCTACCATATCGGCGTCCACAGCGGTGACCATGGGGGCGAGCACTACGTCATCCCGTGGTCCATCTGCCGGGAGGATCCCCCGGGTGGTTGA
- a CDS encoding ATP-binding protein yields the protein MIPFLNSLRFQIVAVLLLLVMLCGLLALLALKHIAQHRDDNAALQLAGRLETAAHQLAFQGMNYKENAPRDYATYYRDVRLYYQDLMAQVRAFDTIMAGFGAGRLSPELTGLEHPVMPMLDDRGQDALERLAEVWQRYRSGLKEKLGDDPDEPRLEWASEFIIDHREELDAATTAMVSETQRVVGERLERINQANRIGLVAMVAITLVTILWFVLRVMRPLRIALRGFRQVARGDFGHQIRVGGVTELREMTDAFNRLSARLHRLFRLIDCIQQGSDLTETLLFVREEFSPLLPLDWVGALFSTRDGTGLSLDQECDRSVAPRHLRRTFPLQDPVLVRALETSETVHVDDIARAVAAEDTPSPFLDYLAGMGLGSAIILPFTDQDTLRGMLVFATRQPSAYTPAHLELLGNVGQLITHSFGKTVKLAEQTRLAAIGEFTSGIVHEVRNPLATISMALQYFQNVELPDKARKRADLAAQETRRVERLLEEILLYSKPVALHLDTIPLPAKVQDFLDTYRGLAEEKGQTFELSSEAVEIQGDWNRLTQVLLNLARNAVEAAPPGTPIRWTITRAPDSLYVALSVHNLGDPIPATNLERLTDPFFTTKPGGTGLGLGIVKRLVEAHGGELRITSNTDQGTTVTLLLPAAEPTPRLSG from the coding sequence TTGATCCCATTCCTCAACAGCCTGCGCTTCCAGATCGTCGCGGTATTGCTGCTGCTGGTGATGCTGTGCGGCCTGCTCGCCCTGCTGGCCCTTAAGCACATCGCCCAGCACCGCGATGACAACGCCGCGTTGCAACTGGCCGGCCGGCTCGAGACGGCGGCCCACCAGCTCGCCTTCCAGGGCATGAACTACAAGGAAAACGCGCCCCGGGACTACGCTACCTACTACCGGGACGTGCGCCTCTATTACCAGGACCTCATGGCCCAGGTACGGGCCTTCGACACCATCATGGCGGGCTTCGGCGCCGGGCGGCTGTCGCCCGAACTCACGGGCCTCGAACATCCGGTCATGCCCATGTTGGACGATCGGGGCCAGGACGCCCTCGAGCGCCTGGCGGAGGTGTGGCAACGTTACCGCTCCGGCCTCAAGGAAAAACTCGGCGATGACCCCGACGAGCCGCGCCTGGAATGGGCCTCGGAGTTCATCATCGACCACCGCGAGGAGCTGGATGCCGCCACCACCGCCATGGTGTCGGAGACCCAGCGGGTGGTGGGGGAGCGTCTCGAACGCATCAATCAGGCCAACCGTATCGGGCTGGTGGCCATGGTCGCCATTACCCTGGTCACCATCCTGTGGTTCGTGTTGCGGGTCATGCGCCCCCTGCGCATCGCCCTGAGGGGCTTCCGGCAGGTGGCGCGGGGGGACTTCGGCCATCAGATCAGAGTGGGCGGCGTCACCGAGCTGCGGGAGATGACGGACGCCTTCAACCGTCTCTCCGCCCGTCTCCATCGCCTGTTCCGCCTCATCGACTGCATCCAGCAGGGCAGCGACCTCACCGAGACCCTGTTGTTCGTGCGCGAGGAGTTCAGCCCCCTGCTGCCCCTGGATTGGGTGGGGGCGCTGTTCAGCACCCGCGACGGCACCGGCCTCAGCCTGGACCAGGAGTGCGACCGTAGCGTGGCGCCCCGTCACCTGCGACGCACCTTCCCCCTGCAGGACCCCGTGCTGGTGCGCGCCCTCGAGACGTCAGAGACGGTCCACGTGGACGACATCGCCCGCGCCGTCGCCGCGGAAGACACCCCGTCGCCGTTTCTGGACTATCTGGCCGGCATGGGCCTCGGCAGCGCCATCATCCTGCCCTTCACGGACCAGGACACCCTGCGCGGCATGCTGGTGTTCGCCACCCGCCAGCCCTCCGCCTATACGCCGGCCCACCTGGAACTCCTGGGCAACGTGGGCCAGCTCATCACCCATTCCTTCGGCAAGACCGTCAAGCTGGCGGAGCAGACCCGCCTGGCCGCCATCGGCGAGTTCACCTCCGGTATCGTCCACGAGGTCCGCAACCCCCTGGCCACCATCTCCATGGCCCTGCAGTATTTCCAGAACGTCGAACTGCCCGACAAGGCGCGCAAGCGCGCCGACCTCGCCGCCCAGGAGACCCGCCGGGTGGAACGCCTGCTGGAGGAGATCCTGCTCTATTCCAAGCCCGTCGCCCTGCACCTGGACACTATCCCCCTGCCGGCCAAGGTGCAGGACTTCCTGGACACCTACCGGGGCCTCGCAGAGGAGAAGGGTCAGACGTTCGAACTCTCGAGTGAAGCGGTGGAAATCCAGGGCGACTGGAACCGCCTCACCCAGGTGTTGCTCAACCTCGCGAGGAATGCCGTGGAGGCCGCCCCTCCCGGCACCCCCATCCGCTGGACCATCACCCGGGCCCCGGATTCCCTCTACGTGGCCTTGAGCGTCCACAACCTCGGCGACCCCATCCCCGCCACCAATCTGGAGCGCCTGACGGACCCGTTCTTCACCACCAAGCCCGGCGGCACCGGCCTCGGCCTCGGCATCGTCAAGCGCCTGGTGGAGGCCCACGGCGGAGAACTGCGGATCACCTCGAACACCGACCAAGGCACCACCGTCACCCTGCTCCTGCCTGCCGCAGAGCCCACCCCACGCCTGTCGGGCTGA
- a CDS encoding CBS domain-containing protein — translation MSVGEICNRDVVTTGMETSIAEASKLMRRHHVGCLIIVEGEEDKAKPLGVVTDRDLVVEVLAKDLPLDGVVGDLTSPELLIARESDGIWETILRMRAMGVRRLPVVDDVDHYLAGVLSMDDLLEFLAGELSDLSKLIRREGRREAEIRAD, via the coding sequence ATGTCCGTAGGGGAAATCTGCAACCGCGATGTGGTGACGACGGGGATGGAGACATCCATCGCCGAGGCGAGCAAGCTCATGCGCAGGCATCACGTGGGCTGCCTCATCATCGTGGAAGGCGAGGAGGACAAGGCGAAGCCCCTCGGCGTGGTGACGGATCGCGACCTGGTGGTGGAGGTACTGGCCAAGGACCTGCCCCTGGATGGGGTGGTGGGGGACCTCACCAGCCCCGAGCTGCTCATCGCCCGGGAATCCGATGGCATCTGGGAGACCATCCTGCGCATGCGGGCCATGGGGGTGCGGCGCCTGCCCGTCGTGGACGACGTGGACCATTACCTCGCGGGCGTGCTCAGCATGGACGATCTGCTGGAGTTCCTGGCCGGCGAGCTGTCGGACCTGTCCAAGCTCATCCGGCGCGAGGGCCGGCGGGAAGCGGAAATCCGCGCGGATTGA